The candidate division WOR-3 bacterium genome includes a region encoding these proteins:
- a CDS encoding phosphoribosylaminoimidazolecarboxamide formyltransferase — protein MLDEIKLRYGTNPHQRTARIYVPEGKLPLRVLNDSPSYINIIDALNSYQLVKELKELTGLPAAASFKHTSPAGAAIAKPIDKDLARSLFVPDQELSPLACAYARARGADRMSTFGDWAGFSDVVDVPTALFLSKEISDGCIAPGYEPEALEILKTKRGGRFPILEIDPEWQPPVMEIRQLFGIFLEQERNNARIDESLLGDVVTVKKTIPENARQDLLIAYLALKYTQSNSVAVAYDGQVIGVGAGQQSRIHCTRIACAKADKWFLRLHPKVLNLKFKKGTSKGEKATAVDVFLEENASLEEKRIWERHFAEEPEPITPEEKMEWLSKFDGICLASDGFIPFRDNIDRAAKSNVKYIIQPGGSTRDEGIIRAADEYGMVMVFTKLRLFYH, from the coding sequence CTGTTGGATGAGATAAAACTGCGCTACGGCACAAATCCGCATCAGCGGACCGCCCGTATCTATGTCCCTGAGGGCAAACTGCCCCTAAGGGTGCTTAACGACTCTCCCAGTTACATCAACATCATTGACGCCTTAAACTCCTATCAACTGGTAAAGGAACTGAAGGAACTCACCGGTCTGCCCGCGGCGGCAAGTTTCAAGCACACCAGCCCGGCAGGTGCGGCAATCGCCAAACCAATCGATAAGGATCTTGCCCGCTCCCTTTTTGTACCTGACCAGGAGCTTTCACCCCTTGCCTGCGCCTATGCCCGGGCACGCGGGGCTGATAGGATGTCAACCTTTGGGGACTGGGCAGGGTTTTCTGATGTGGTTGATGTGCCCACCGCCCTCTTTCTTTCCAAGGAGATTTCTGACGGCTGCATCGCACCGGGGTACGAGCCCGAGGCGCTGGAGATTCTAAAAACTAAAAGGGGAGGGAGGTTTCCAATTCTTGAGATTGACCCAGAGTGGCAGCCGCCGGTGATGGAGATAAGGCAGCTCTTTGGAATCTTCCTTGAACAGGAGCGCAACAACGCCCGGATTGATGAGAGCCTGCTTGGGGATGTGGTAACCGTGAAAAAAACGATTCCGGAAAATGCCCGGCAGGATTTGCTCATCGCCTATCTTGCCCTGAAATACACCCAGTCAAACTCGGTCGCAGTTGCCTATGACGGTCAGGTTATCGGTGTTGGCGCCGGTCAGCAGTCAAGGATTCACTGCACGCGGATTGCCTGCGCCAAGGCGGACAAGTGGTTCTTAAGGCTCCATCCCAAGGTCTTGAATCTCAAGTTCAAGAAAGGGACAAGCAAGGGTGAAAAGGCAACCGCAGTTGATGTGTTTCTTGAGGAAAACGCCTCCCTTGAGGAAAAACGCATCTGGGAGAGGCACTTTGCCGAAGAGCCTGAGCCCATCACCCCTGAGGAGAAGATGGAGTGGCTTTCCAAATTTGACGGCATCTGCCTCGCATCGGATGGGTTTATCCCGTTTCGGGACAACATTGACCGGGCGGCAAAAAGCAATGTCAAATACATCATCCAGCCGGGCGGCTCAACCCGTGATGAGGGCATCATCCGGGCGGCTGATGAATACGGGATGGTGATGGTCTTTACCAAACTCAGACTGTTCTATCACTGA
- a CDS encoding tetratricopeptide repeat protein → MSTEEKPEEELVQEALAAVDFLIEQSRARFPEDLPLLHPERLSAWRNGTGGSFLTATKTKEPDNPLAQTLESHRAYAEALLLQEQLHKTSFDINRREELIQRALGILPASAAARFLEIHPCTVLLPRNIADSTEKLLKALELGTSLIGEAYAFAYIMLIVAGLRALTEFEQYGSKLDNIFEQVFAAPAVTEVLSLSNLTESGAGFEPQFRLLIGVRERLFALKRSRLAPTGFLLTSVIDAYLSDRPSAGNALGLAVFDTVLITRLGFPVRYIYKEGVILIEVLITNRSVYWDPTKPVPLSFEPMFTGQSLTTTDLIGLTYASLASYHFSRAEWDKAIAHYLRVLEFIPDSPETYANLALCYIRKNEPDRAIKVLEEAMVYAPNYASLPYLLGIAHSQTYRWRQAVAAYKRALTINPDFPEALFNLGIALEKMGSFEQAVAALKKAVEIKPDYIPAFLALGNIHLEERRFKEAITWYQEALKYDPRLVSAHYNLGRAYYELRDLDSAIHSYQEAIKINPKHAGAWHNLGIAYRDKGLKEKAVEALEQAIALNPTLMR, encoded by the coding sequence ATGAGCACAGAGGAAAAGCCTGAAGAGGAACTGGTGCAAGAGGCGCTCGCCGCGGTTGACTTCCTTATTGAGCAGAGCCGGGCGAGGTTTCCTGAGGATCTGCCCCTCCTGCATCCCGAAAGGCTGAGCGCCTGGCGCAACGGCACAGGTGGCTCCTTCCTGACCGCAACCAAAACCAAAGAGCCCGACAACCCCCTTGCCCAGACCCTGGAGAGTCACCGCGCCTATGCCGAGGCGCTCCTTCTCCAAGAGCAGTTGCACAAAACCAGTTTTGACATCAATCGCCGCGAGGAGCTCATCCAGCGCGCCCTGGGCATCCTGCCCGCATCTGCCGCCGCCCGTTTCCTGGAAATCCACCCCTGCACCGTTTTGCTGCCCCGCAACATCGCCGACTCCACTGAAAAACTGCTCAAGGCGCTGGAACTGGGCACCAGCCTGATAGGTGAGGCATACGCCTTTGCCTACATCATGCTCATCGTTGCCGGGCTCCGCGCCCTTACCGAATTTGAACAATACGGCAGCAAACTTGACAATATCTTTGAACAGGTATTTGCTGCGCCCGCGGTGACGGAGGTGCTGAGTTTGAGCAACCTCACCGAGAGCGGTGCCGGTTTTGAGCCCCAGTTCCGCCTCCTCATCGGGGTCAGGGAAAGGCTCTTTGCGCTGAAGCGCTCCCGGCTCGCACCAACCGGCTTTCTTTTGACCAGCGTCATTGACGCCTATCTCTCGGACCGACCCAGCGCCGGGAACGCCCTCGGACTGGCGGTTTTTGATACGGTGCTTATTACCCGACTCGGCTTCCCTGTCCGTTACATCTATAAGGAGGGTGTTATCTTAATTGAGGTGTTGATAACAAACCGTTCGGTTTACTGGGACCCCACAAAACCTGTGCCCCTTAGCTTTGAGCCGATGTTTACCGGGCAGAGCCTCACCACCACTGACCTGATTGGACTTACCTACGCCTCACTGGCAAGTTACCATTTCTCCCGCGCCGAATGGGACAAGGCGATTGCCCACTACCTCCGGGTCCTGGAATTTATCCCTGACTCACCCGAGACCTATGCTAACCTTGCCCTCTGCTACATTCGCAAGAACGAACCGGATAGGGCGATAAAGGTTCTTGAAGAGGCAATGGTTTACGCACCTAACTATGCCTCGCTCCCCTATCTCCTTGGCATCGCCCATTCCCAGACCTACCGCTGGCGCCAGGCGGTTGCCGCCTATAAAAGGGCGCTGACAATCAATCCGGATTTTCCCGAGGCGCTGTTCAACCTGGGCATCGCTTTGGAAAAAATGGGCAGTTTTGAACAGGCGGTTGCCGCTCTTAAAAAGGCGGTGGAGATCAAACCCGACTACATCCCTGCCTTTCTCGCCCTCGGCAACATCCACCTTGAAGAGAGGCGGTTTAAGGAGGCAATCACCTGGTATCAAGAGGCGCTGAAATATGACCCCAGGCTTGTTTCTGCCCATTACAATCTGGGGCGCGCCTATTACGAACTGAGGGATTTGGACAGCGCCATCCACTCCTATCAAGAGGCAATCAAAATTAACCCCAAACATGCCGGTGCCTGGCACAACTTGGGCATCGCCTATCGTGACAAGGGGCTTAAGGAAAAGGCGGTTGAGGCGCTGGAACAGGCAATCGCCCTCAACCCCACACTCATGCGTTAA
- a CDS encoding thiamine-phosphate synthase family protein → MDDKEREFVLERLDLAVRKIEQCPGIVPLIPEVRTNIAFALSGAKSPEDVAAVDGRITVVNNLPKAAGPVRFGASDHLARLIIELHKYSEEIRSALNFRWNERIHQFVTEWAKVEKKQIGMIDRSKEPIELIGKDKMSVTWKVKEILSSTGGGVPEIVYETKGWGKEPLFLLIGKDPVALAEQLVAIARGYNQNVNGKR, encoded by the coding sequence ATGGACGATAAAGAGCGTGAATTTGTTCTCGAGCGCCTTGACCTGGCGGTCAGAAAAATTGAACAATGCCCGGGGATTGTCCCTTTAATCCCAGAGGTGAGGACCAACATCGCCTTTGCCCTGAGTGGTGCCAAAAGCCCGGAGGATGTGGCTGCGGTTGATGGCAGAATCACCGTGGTTAACAACCTTCCCAAAGCCGCTGGTCCGGTTCGCTTCGGTGCCTCTGACCACCTTGCCCGGCTCATCATCGAACTCCACAAATACTCTGAAGAAATCCGCTCCGCCCTGAACTTCCGCTGGAACGAAAGGATTCACCAGTTTGTTACCGAATGGGCAAAAGTGGAGAAAAAGCAAATCGGCATGATTGACCGGTCAAAAGAACCAATAGAGTTAATTGGCAAGGACAAGATGTCAGTAACCTGGAAGGTGAAAGAGATTTTATCATCAACCGGCGGAGGTGTCCCCGAAATTGTTTATGAAACCAAGGGCTGGGGAAAGGAACCGCTGTTTCTTCTGATTGGCAAGGACCCGGTTGCCCTTGCTGAACAACTGGTTGCCATTGCCCGAGGCTACAATCAAAATGTCAATGGCAAGAGGTAA
- a CDS encoding SpoIVB peptidase S55 domain-containing protein, which yields MNSKRWLLLLTLILALTFMPAYPGIKVMPVDEIRPGMKGTGYSVFSGTKPQEFDVEIIDVIHRTSPRGDLILARLAGAGLEKTGVIAGMSGSPVYIDGKLIGALAYAWSFAKEPIAGITPAAEMLKIWDLPDSNKTRGQTRTSPLERSNLNLPPIPLAISGFNKRLEEIITPNLSRLGFQPVAAGIATDDVDTADLVPGGAVGVALLDGDVRAAAVGTITHREGNRILAFGHPLFLAGATRLPMTGGRIHTVLPSLEISHKMFSPTRPIGIINQDRMTGISGIIGPQAPMIPVNVYLRSSATDDTYRFRVVDQEQLTPDFLPIGLINIILETEGLLEEYTIESRMRLYLKSPAPAAEIRHIFTGTDAISAMFSKINSELNMLFANPLEELELKQVETEFNFIPKRKSAQLVSARPDRTRLKPGETLSVRLRLRDYRGEESEREIPIPIPATTPSGTIAITITTRDEFFAAEMGRANKTLEPTSLKKLLKLLAETGREDELIVAGFARTAGLTVGDKELPQPPPSLRQVLLATKSVGEIQPLGSSLLFKQVVKMDRVILGSANFELEVK from the coding sequence ATGAATTCAAAACGGTGGCTTCTCCTCTTGACTTTGATATTGGCTCTCACATTTATGCCTGCCTATCCTGGAATCAAAGTTATGCCGGTTGATGAGATTAGACCTGGGATGAAGGGCACCGGCTACTCGGTCTTTTCCGGGACAAAACCACAGGAGTTTGATGTTGAAATAATTGATGTGATACACCGCACCTCCCCACGGGGTGACCTCATCCTTGCCCGTCTTGCCGGTGCCGGACTGGAGAAGACCGGCGTCATCGCCGGGATGTCCGGCAGCCCGGTGTACATTGATGGCAAATTGATTGGTGCCCTTGCCTATGCCTGGTCATTTGCCAAGGAGCCGATTGCCGGCATCACCCCGGCAGCGGAGATGCTGAAGATCTGGGATTTGCCCGACTCTAACAAAACCAGGGGTCAAACCCGCACATCACCATTAGAACGCTCCAACCTCAATTTACCGCCCATCCCGCTCGCCATCTCCGGCTTTAATAAACGGCTTGAAGAAATTATTACCCCAAACCTTAGCCGGCTTGGCTTCCAGCCGGTTGCCGCCGGCATTGCCACCGATGATGTTGATACCGCAGACCTTGTTCCTGGTGGTGCGGTTGGGGTGGCACTCCTTGACGGTGATGTGCGCGCGGCTGCGGTTGGCACCATCACCCATCGGGAGGGCAATAGAATCCTTGCCTTTGGTCATCCCCTTTTCCTTGCCGGGGCAACCAGATTACCGATGACCGGTGGCAGGATTCATACCGTGCTGCCATCCCTGGAAATCTCTCACAAAATGTTTTCCCCCACCAGACCTATCGGCATTATCAATCAGGACCGCATGACCGGCATCAGCGGCATCATCGGTCCCCAGGCACCGATGATTCCGGTCAATGTCTATCTCCGCTCAAGCGCAACCGACGACACCTACCGCTTCCGTGTTGTTGACCAGGAGCAACTCACACCTGATTTTCTGCCCATTGGGCTGATCAACATCATCCTTGAAACCGAAGGGCTCTTGGAGGAGTATACCATCGAATCAAGGATGCGGCTTTACCTAAAATCCCCTGCCCCCGCTGCCGAAATCAGGCATATCTTTACCGGCACTGACGCAATCTCAGCAATGTTTAGTAAAATCAACTCCGAACTGAACATGCTTTTTGCCAATCCGCTTGAGGAGCTGGAACTCAAGCAGGTGGAAACCGAATTTAATTTTATTCCAAAAAGAAAAAGCGCCCAGTTGGTCTCTGCCCGTCCTGACCGCACCCGGCTCAAACCCGGTGAGACCCTTTCGGTGCGATTGCGCCTGCGCGACTACCGTGGCGAGGAGAGCGAAAGGGAAATCCCCATCCCCATTCCTGCCACAACCCCATCCGGAACAATTGCCATCACCATTACCACCCGGGACGAGTTTTTCGCTGCGGAAATGGGGCGGGCGAATAAGACCCTTGAACCCACATCCCTGAAAAAACTCCTCAAACTGCTTGCAGAAACCGGCAGGGAGGATGAACTGATTGTTGCCGGGTTTGCCCGCACCGCCGGTCTGACCGTCGGTGACAAGGAACTTCCCCAGCCGCCACCATCCCTGCGTCAGGTGCTTCTTGCCACCAAATCGGTTGGCGAAATCCAGCCTTTAGGCTCGAGCCTTTTGTTTAAACAGGTTGTGAAGATGGACCGGGTTATCCTCGGCTCGGCAAACTTTGAACTGGAGGTAAAATGA